CCTAAAACCCCGTCAGGTAAGATATTGAAGCGGGAGCTGAGAGATAAATACTATGCGGGAAAGGAAAGAAAAGTATAGCCCCATCAGCATTAATCCCAGATTTTCCATTGGGACGATCATCCATGTCGGGCCATTCCCTCGCAAACACGCGGGACAAAGGCAGTGAATAGTAAGAGACAATACGGCAGAGCCTTTCCGCCGAACGCATTACGCCGAACGGTTTTCTTTACACTCTCGATATACGAACTACGATATACGATTTGTTATGCGCCATGCGCCATGCGCTTTGCGCTATGCCGTAGTCCCCTTACGCCTGACGCCTAACGCCTAACGAGATCCTTAAGGAGGAAGTGATGACGGAAAGACTCATACTCAAGGAACTAAGCCGCTACAAGATAGGGACCTGGGCGGATATCATATACAGGAATGCGCTCCTCCACCCGGACAGGTTGGCATTCGTATATGGACCGCAAAGGATCAGCTTTTCACAATATAATGCCCGCGTGAACAGCCTCATCAATGTGCTTAAGTCTCTGGGGGTGAAGAAGGGGGACGGGATCGGCATCATTTCCTGGAACTGTCTGGAATATACAGACGTCTTTGGTGCAGCAATGAAGGGCGGTTTTATTGTATCACCCTTCAACCCCAGGCTGCAGGCTGATGAACTCGACTACATTATCAACTATTCGGAGGTTAAGGCACTCTTTGTAGGTCAAGAGCTGGTAGAGATAGTTGATCAGATACGACCGCGTCTGCCCGGGGTTGAACATTACATTTCCCTTGAAGGTGCGGCCCCTGGAATGCTCACCAATAGTGAACTGCTCCAAGCCTTTCCAAAAGAAGAGCCTGATGTCCATGTTGAAGAGGATGACCCGTACTTGATCTTGTACACCAGCGGGACAACCGGCGTACCTCGCGGGGCAGTATACACCCATATTCGCAGACTCGAAGACGTAAGGACAATGGCTCTTCAGCTCCGGATGGAGCCCGCCATGAAGCATGTCATGATATTGCCCCTATTTCACATCGGCGGCAGTTCCTTTTTCTGGACATACTTTTTCGGAGGGGCAAGCAACGTGATCATGACCCAGCGCTCCTTTGACCCGGAAGCAACCCTCAAAACCATCCAGGACGAGAAGGCAACAGATATCCATATCGTACCGACGCAGCTTGTAATCATGATGGCATTGCCCAACATTGACGGATACGATCTGACAAGTCTGAAACGGATGTGGTATGCAGCGTCCCCTATGCCTGTGGAATTACTTCGGAAGGGCATGGCGAGATTCGGCCCGATCTTTGAACAAGGTTATGGACAGTCTGAATCCGGGCCGGATATATCCTTTTTTTCCAGGGAAGCCCACCTGGTCTTAGACAAATCCCCGGAAGAGCAGAAGGTACTCGCGTCCTGCGGGCAGCCATGCATATGGGTACACGCGCGGATCGTGGATGAGGATAATAACGATGTGAAGCCCCATGAGGTGGGGGAGATCATAGCACAGAGCAAATACATTATGTTGGGGTACTGGCAAAAACCGGATTATACGCATGAGACGATCATTGATGGTTGGCTCCACACCGGCGATATGGGTTATTATGACGAGCAGGGCTTTATCTATATTGTCGATAGAAAAAAGGACATGATCATCACCGGCGGGGAGAATGTCTACCCCCGTGAAGTGGAAGAGATCCTTTATCGCCACCCTGCGGTGCTTGAGGCTGCTGTAATCGGCGTCCCCGATGAGAAATGGGTGGAGCGTGTCCACGCAGTGATTGTATTAAAGGAGGGACAGAAGGCTACAGATGATGAGATCATCAACTTTTGTAAACAGAGCCTTGCCCGGTACAAGGCACCCAGGTCCGTAGACTTTGTTGCCGCCCTCCCCAAGAACCCCCAGGGGAAGATATTGAAACGAGAGATACGAGAAAAACACTCCCAGAAGATGGAGAGGGCGGAGAGAAAACACCTTTAGATTTTTTGCAAGAATATGGTATTGTTAACGCCGGACATGCCCTGCATAAGTCTCATATGTAGTGAACGAACACAGTTGTTTCATTTTGATACAATTCTTGTTCATCATGTATATGAATGCCTCTTTGCAATATCCAATTTTACTCAAGAATCTCGTTTTGCAACAGCGCGTTCATATGGTATTTAAATTGCATAATTATGTATAAGATAAAAGGTAAAACCGAGGTGCGAAGAGCATGTTGACACAAGCGAGTCCCAAGGCCCTGATATGTATCCAATGCGGCAAATGCACCGGCAGCTGCCCGGAGTCCGGCAAGACGCCTTTTAATATAAGGATGCTTGTGCGGAAGAAACAGTTCCAGTCCGTCATCGATGAAGCCGTGCCCTGGTACTGCACATCCTGCGGCGCCTGTACTATCCGATGCCCGAGAGATGTGAAGCCCTCCGAAGTGATTATTGAAATGAGATCGGCATTTATAGAGAACGGGACAGTACCCCTGGCGCTCCAGAAGGCCCTCGAAAACACCTTTGTGCAGAAGAACCCCTGGGGGCGTTCCCGCAACAAGAGGGCTGCATGGACTGAAAAGGTTGATTTCGAGATCCCCCATGTATCGGAGACCGCCGGGAAGAAGCTGCTCTTTGTCTGCTGTATCCAGGCATATGACCCGCGATGCATGGTGATCCCCGTTAATGTAGCCAATCTCCTCAACAAGGCTGGCTTCGAGTTCGGCATCCTCGGCGAGGAAGAGGCGTGCTGTGGCAGTGAGATCAGGAGAATAGGCGAAACCGGTCTTTTCGAAGAACTCCAGGAAGAGAACGCTGCAAATTTCAAAGAATACGGGGTGAGCGAGATCATAGCACTCTCGCCTCACTGCATGAACGCATTGAAAAAAGAGTACGGCGATACCGGCATCAAGGTTTCACACTACACAGAGGTCCTGTGGCAGCTCATGGAGGAAGGAAGGTTGAAGACGACAAGGCCTTACCCGAAGAAGGTCATCTACCATGACCCCTGTTTCCTTGGGAAACAGAATAATATCTTCGATCAGCCAAGAAGTATCCTTGGCTCCATAGAAGGCCTCGAACTCCTGGAATTTTCGAGATCACGGGAAACCTCTCTGTGCTGCGAAGGCGGGGGCGGGAGGATGTTCTTCGAGGTGGAGACGAGCTACCAGAGAAACGCGGAGGTAAGGGTGCTCGATGCGATTGAGAAGGGAGCGGACCTGATCGCCACAGCGTGTCCTTTCTGCCTCATGACACTTGAAGATCCTGCCACAGAGAAGGGAATGATCGTGAGAGAGCTTTCAGAAATCATTATGGAGGTCTTATAAAATGAACATACTTGTCTTTACAAAAAGAGTTCCCGCAACTCAGGAGGAAGAGCTCCGCCTTATCAATGACGGTAAGGACGTGGACTTTTCAAAACTCCCTTTCAAGGTAAACGATTGGGATAACTACGCGGTGGAAGAAGCGGTAAAGATAGTCGAAAAGGGCGGCGGCGCAGTGACGGCTGTCTCCATAGGCGACACCGAGTCGGATGAGGTGCTCAGACGGGCAATAGCCATGGGTGCCAAAGACGGGTTTCTGGTAGAGGTGGATCAGGTGCTCCATGATCCCTTTGCGAGGGGCGCGCTGATCCGCAACTTCATACAGAAGGAGAATGTCCCCTTTGACGCTATCTTCACAGGGGTTCAATCCGAGGATGACCAGTTTGCCTCTGTGGGCGGGATCCTTGCCGCGCTCCTGAAACTGCCCTATGTTTCCATGGTAATAGGGATCGACAGCGTTGAAAAGGATCACATGGTAGTAAGAAGGGAGCTTGAAGGCGGCCTCCAGGAACGGGTACGCGTAACGACTCCCTGCGTGATCTCCATCCAGAGTGGCATCAATGAGCCGAGATACGTATCGATCATGGGTATACGGAAGGCCTCAAAGGTAGAACGGAAATCCTTTAAGGGAAAAGAATACGACGCCGGCAAGGAAGCACATATCGAGCTTGTTAAGTGGGTCTACCCGCCGAAGAAAGGCGGGGCGCAGATGCTCGGCGGTGAGCTTGGCGATATATGCAAAAAGCTTATGGAGATACTGAAGGAGAAGGGGGTGTATCAATGAGTTACGCACTGATCGTTGCAGAAGCGAGGCGGGGAATTTTTGAAGAGAGGAACTTAGATTCCATCGGTATCTGCACCCTTCTTGGGAAAGAGACGGTCATGCTGCTGCCGGACGGGCAATACTCTTTTAACGAAAAGCTGGTCGACAGCATCATCAAGGTGAAGGCCGGTGAAGAGGTCTTTCTCAATCCCCTCAATATGGCTGCCATTATTGAGAAGGTCTCCGAGACACGCGGAAGGCCTGACTTCATTGTATTTACCCACTCATCTTCAGGCGCCGAATCAGCCGCCTACGCGGCAGGTCTTTTCGGTTTTCCCATCATCACCGATGTAAGCGGCTGCGATAAAGAGCGGGGTGTCTTTTTCAAAAGTTACTATTCAGACAAGCTCTTCGGCGAATTTAAAACCACAGGGGACGCAACCTCTGTCCTCACGGTCAGGAGCGGGAGCTTCAAGGAGTTCGCTGCGGAAAAGGCCGCGGCCCCGCGTGAGGAGGTCATCGAGGGTGTCACGGTCAGCGACAGCAGGACGTTCGTGGAATATGTGGAAGAAGAAAAGACCGATATCGATATTACCAAAGCAGATTTCCTTCTCTCCGTTGGAAGAGGGGTTGGGAACAAAGATGAGATACCCGCTTACGAAGAGCTTGCAGGTCTCCTGAAGGCCGTAATCTCCGGATCACGACCTGTCATCGACAAGATGTGGCTTCCGAAAGCGCGTCAGGTCGGTACATCAGGCAAGACGGTAAAACCGAAGGTATATCTTGCGATGGGCATAAGCGGCGCCTTCCAGCATATAGCCGGCATGAAAGACGCCGACTGCATCATAGCGATCAATAAGGACGCCGAAGCCCCCATATTTCAATACGCGCATTACGGGATTGTGGGGGATATGCATAAGGTAAGGGACGCGCTGAAAGGCATAGTAAAAGGATGAATGATAACAGAAAATCCGAAATACGAATATCGAAGCACGAAACAAATTCTAATGTCCCAATGTCCAACTGTTGAAATGTGCCCGGTGCTCGTTTCGAACATTCAGCATTTGAGTTTTGATATTGTTTAGGATTTAGATATTCGAATTTCGTGCTTGGTGTAACATGATTTAGGATTTTAAAGATGGACAATATAGCGTGGAAGAGATAGTGGCAGAAAAGAATGTATTAGTGATAGGAGGCGGCATCGGTGGTATCACCGCTGCCCTCGAGCTTGCATCCTGTGGTGTGCAGGTAACGATGCTGGAGGAAGGACCCTCCATCGGCGGCAGGATGATACAGCTCGACAAGACCTTTCCTACCCTCGACTGCTCTACCTGTACCCTTTCGCCCAAGATGGTAGAGGTGGCGCTCAATCACAATATAGAGATCCTCTCGTGGGCAAAGCCGATGGCGGTCAGGAAAAAAGGTGCAGGTTTTCAAGCTACCATCCTGAAGAAGGCACGGTATGTCGACATGAAGAAGTGTACTGCCTGCGGTTCCTGTTCTCCGGGCTGCCCCGTGGTAATGAAGAGTGAATTCAACATGGGCACAGGTCCGCGAAAGGCGATCTATATTCCTTTTCCGCAGGCCATACCCAACAAGGCAAGCATCGATAAACGTGAAGATCGTCCCTGCAAGGCAGCCTGTGTTAGTGTATGCCCTATCCATACGAATGTGCTCGGATACCTGAAGCACATCAGCGAAGGAAGGTTCAAAGATGCCTACATGCTTATCAGAGAGGTAAACCCTTTTCCTTCTGTCTGCGGAAGGGTCTGCGATGCGCCGTGCGAGGAGGCGTGCAACCGGGGAGAACTGGATGATCCGTTAGCGATCCGGGAGCTGAAGCGGTTTGCAGCAGACCAGGTGGACCCGGCGACGCTGGAAGTACCCGATATCCAGCAGACCGGGAAGAAAGTGGCAGTGATCGGTGCAGGGCCTTCGGGGCTTACGGCTGCCTATGAGCTTGCGCTCAGAGGGCACGCGGTAACCGTTTTCGAGGCATTGCCCGAAGCGGGCGGAATGATGCGGTACGGCATTCCGGCATACCGTCTGCCCCGGGAGGCGATCAACAGGGATATAGCCTATATACAGAGGCATGGTGTGGAGATAAAAACAGGGGTAAGGGTAGGACAAGACATTACGCTCGCGGAGATAACGAAATCACACGACGCGACTTACATCGCCGTGGGTGCTCATAAGGGTCTCTCGCTCGGGATGGAAGGCGAAGATCTGCCGGGGGTTCACGACGGGATTACCTTCCTGAGGAAGGTGAATGCCGGTGAACCGGTGCAGATAGGCAAGAAGGTCGCCGTCATAGGAGGAGGCAATACGGCTGTGGACTGCGCGCAGGTCGCCAGGCGGCTTGGTGCGGAGACTGTGACCATCGTCTATCGCCGGACCCTCTCAGAGATGCCTGCAAGCCATGAAGAGGTTGAGACTGCGCTTAAAGAAGGAACAATGATTCAATTTCTGACGGCGCCGGTCAGGGTGACTGCAAAGAGCGATGGATCTCTGTCAATGGTCTGCCAGAAGATGGAGCTGGGTAAGCCGGATCTAAGCGGCCGGGCCCGACCTATCCCCATAAAGGGGTCCGAATTTACCATGGACGTCGATGCGGTGATCAGTGCAGTCGGACAAGCCCCTGACACCCGTTTTGTGAGCGAGCTGGGCGTTGAGATCCTGAAGACGGGTACGATCCAGGTGGACCCCGCTACTCTGGCCACGAACGTACAGGGTATTTTTGCCGGAGGCGATGTGGTCACCGAGCCGGCCTACGTCGTTGACGCAATCGCGGCAGGGAGAAGGGTCGCAGGCTCAATAGACCTTTTCCTGACAGGCAAGATAGTGGTATCCGAGAAGACCTGGCAGAAGGACCGGATGTTTTGGTCAAAAAAGGAAAGGGCGGGCGAGAAGCTTACCGACGATGAAGTGAAGGTCCTCAAGGAAAAGTATGGTGAGGAGCGGCGGCTTATGCCCCGGGAAGAGCCCCCGGAAGAGCGAACGAAGGATTTCCGCGAGGTGGTAACGGGTTATACTGAGAGCCAGGCGCGGTCCGAGGCTTCGAGGTGCCTCGCAGGGAAGATAGAAGGATGCATTCAGTGCGGAGAATGCGAGAGACGCTGCGATGTAAAGGCCGTGGATTACAACATGAAAGACGAGATTGTGGAAATGGAATTTGACAGCATCGTCCTGGCACCAGGATTTGACCTCTATGACCCTACCGAAAAAAGAGAATTCGGTTACGGCACACTGGACGGAGTGATAACAGGAATAGAATTTGAGAGGATTTGTTCGGTCACGGGACCGACAGGCGGTGATATTTTATTAAAGGGAAAAGTCCCGAAACGGTTCTATTTTATCCAGTGTGTCGGATCGAGAGACAGACAAAGTGGAGCACGGTTTTGTTCCAGGGTATGCTGCATGTACACGGCAAAACATGCCAGTATCGTGAAAGACCGGATCAAGGACGCCGAGATCTACGTGTCCTACATAGATGTAAGGGCATACGGCAAGGGTTATGAAGAATTCTACAAGAACACACAGGAAACCGGCACCTTTTATATAAGGGGAATTCCGGGCGAAGTAACGCAAGGCAAGAACGGTCTCCTGGTTAGGGTAGAAGATATGCTGAGCGGTGAAATGCGCGAGGTTGAAGTGGATGTTGTTGTCCTCGCAACAGGGGTAAGGCCTCGCAAAGGAATCGAGGAACTCTGCTGCATGATGTCGTTAGAGAGAGACGAATACGGCTTCATCAGAGCGGACTCAATAAGTCCCTCACGGACGAACGTAGACGGCATCTTTGTGTGCGGCATGGCCTCGGGACCGAAGGACATTCCCGATACCGTCGCCTCCGGAGGAGAAGCGGCGGCAAGATGTCTTGAATACATTGCCGATTGCCGATTGCCGATTGCCGATTCTGAAATTGCAAATTGCAAATTGGAAATTGGAAATCAAGAGGGCGATGCATGAAGACAGGGATATTTATTTGCCACTGCGGTCACAATATCAAGCACACCGTTGATGTGAAGAAGTTGAGCGAATACTTCAAAAAATATCCCAATGTAACTGTTTCACAGGATTATGTCTTTGTATGTTCGGAGCCGGGCCAGGACATGATCAGGGAGAGCATTGAAAAAGAAGGACTTGACCGGGTGATCATCGCATCCTGCACGCCTTCGCTTCACGGAGAGATGTTCAAGGATGTTTTGAAAAAATCAAATCTTAACCCATTTCTCTTGAGAAGGGTAAGCATCAGGGAACACTGTTCCTGGGTCGGCGATGATGTTGAAAAGAACACAGAAAAGGCAAAGAGGCTGATACTTGCAGGACTCTATTCGGCAGCTCACTACGTTCCCCTTGAGGAGAAGATCGTAGATGTGAAGAAGTCTGCCCTCATTGTCGGTGGCGGTGTATCGGGCTTAAGCGCAGCTGTGTTCCTTTCAAGGATGGGCATGCAGGTCTACCTCGTAGAAAAGGAGGCTGAATTTGGCGGCCATGTGAGGACCCTCAAAAATATATGGCCCTCGGGAAGGGACGGCAAAGATATTATCGACGAAATGGTTAAAGAATTGGAAGGACGAAAAAACGTTGAGTTATTCACATCAACGACCATCAGTAACTTTGAGGGTTTTTTTGGTAACTATGAAGTGACGCTCGAAACCCCGGGAGGTGAGAAAAAACTTACTGCCGGAGGAGCGATTATAGCTATAGGATTTTCACCCTTTGATCCAGGCATAAAGCCGGAATTAAATTATGGGAAAGATGAAAGGATTATCACAACCCTTGACTTCGAGCACAACGCGGACACCTTACGGCTCCCTGAGAAGCCAAGGGTGGCCATACTCCATTGTGTCGGATCGCGCGATGAACAGATAGGAAAGCCTTATTGTTCAAGGGTATGTTGTGTCAATGCCTTGCGGGTAGGGGATGCACTTAAAAATAAGTACAGGGATTCTTATGTGGAGTCCTTTTACATGGACGTGAGAGCCCATCCACGTGGGGGAGAGGAGTATTTTGAGGACACGCAGGAAAAGGGCGTTCTCTTCACGAGGGCGAATGTAGCGGAAATAATTCCCACACCCACTGGCGTCATGATCCGCGGAGAGGATACGCTGTTTGGCGAGATGTTCGAGAGGGAGTTCGATCTTGTCGTACTCTCCATCGGTATGTCTCCTCCAGAGGACAGCAAGCTGATTGCGTCGCTTTTCAAGGTTACCCTTGATAAAGATAAATTCTTCCTGGAGGCCCATATCAAGCTCCGGCCTTTTGATACGGCAGTAAAGGGGATCTTCATCGCAGGGTCATGCTCGGGCCCCAAGGATGTTGAAGAATCGATCAACCACGGAAGGGCTTCGGCAGTGAAACTTTTTGGGTTCCTGAACCTCGGTTATGCCTACGTGGATCCCTTTATTGCATATGTTGATCCGAAGAGGTGCAGCGGCTGTCGCATGTGCGAACAGGCCTGTGTCGCAAAGGCTATCAAATATGATGAGGCAAAAAGGGTAGTCCACGTGGAGGAGGCGGCCTGTATGGGGTGTGGACTCTGCAACGCCACATGTCCGTCATCCGCAATCGGACTCAAGGGGTATATCGACCGCATGATCGATGATGAGATAAGCGGATTTACTGAGGCAATTTAAGAGCAGTGAATAGTATATAGTATATAGTGAATAGCAAAAGGATGAAGACTAAAAAAAAGAATTATTATTGGGTTTTTTTAACTATTCACTATTCACTATCGACTATTCACTGCAGTTAATACTATTTACTGAAGTTATTATGGAGGTTGCATGGCTGAAGAAACATTGCAAAAGAATCCGGAGATAGTAGGTTTTGCCTGTTCCTACTGCACGTTCAAGGCATCCGAGATGGCGGGGAGCCTGAGGATGAAGTACCCGGAGGGGGTGAAGCTGATACAGGTCCCCTGTTCGAGCAGGGTCGACCCTGCCTTTGTTATCAAGGCGATCTTCGAAGGGGCCGACGGCGTCTTTGTTGCCGGCTGCCACCCAGGAGACTGCCACTTTATCAAGGGCAATTTCTATACCCGACGAAAGATAGCAGCCTTAAAAGAGATGTTTGATGCCTTTTCGATGAAAGATAAGCTCCGGCTCTTCTGGGTAAGCGCTGCCGAGGCACGGCGCTTTATAGAAAAGGTGACGACTATGTACAACGATATAAAGGAAAAG
Above is a genomic segment from Syntrophorhabdaceae bacterium containing:
- a CDS encoding long-chain-fatty-acid--CoA ligase produces the protein MTERLILKELSRYKIGTWADIIYRNALLHPDRLAFVYGPQRISFSQYNARVNSLINVLKSLGVKKGDGIGIISWNCLEYTDVFGAAMKGGFIVSPFNPRLQADELDYIINYSEVKALFVGQELVEIVDQIRPRLPGVEHYISLEGAAPGMLTNSELLQAFPKEEPDVHVEEDDPYLILYTSGTTGVPRGAVYTHIRRLEDVRTMALQLRMEPAMKHVMILPLFHIGGSSFFWTYFFGGASNVIMTQRSFDPEATLKTIQDEKATDIHIVPTQLVIMMALPNIDGYDLTSLKRMWYAASPMPVELLRKGMARFGPIFEQGYGQSESGPDISFFSREAHLVLDKSPEEQKVLASCGQPCIWVHARIVDEDNNDVKPHEVGEIIAQSKYIMLGYWQKPDYTHETIIDGWLHTGDMGYYDEQGFIYIVDRKKDMIITGGENVYPREVEEILYRHPAVLEAAVIGVPDEKWVERVHAVIVLKEGQKATDDEIINFCKQSLARYKAPRSVDFVAALPKNPQGKILKREIREKHSQKMERAERKHL
- a CDS encoding (Fe-S)-binding protein; translation: MLTQASPKALICIQCGKCTGSCPESGKTPFNIRMLVRKKQFQSVIDEAVPWYCTSCGACTIRCPRDVKPSEVIIEMRSAFIENGTVPLALQKALENTFVQKNPWGRSRNKRAAWTEKVDFEIPHVSETAGKKLLFVCCIQAYDPRCMVIPVNVANLLNKAGFEFGILGEEEACCGSEIRRIGETGLFEELQEENAANFKEYGVSEIIALSPHCMNALKKEYGDTGIKVSHYTEVLWQLMEEGRLKTTRPYPKKVIYHDPCFLGKQNNIFDQPRSILGSIEGLELLEFSRSRETSLCCEGGGGRMFFEVETSYQRNAEVRVLDAIEKGADLIATACPFCLMTLEDPATEKGMIVRELSEIIMEVL
- a CDS encoding electron transfer flavoprotein subunit beta/FixA family protein; protein product: MNILVFTKRVPATQEEELRLINDGKDVDFSKLPFKVNDWDNYAVEEAVKIVEKGGGAVTAVSIGDTESDEVLRRAIAMGAKDGFLVEVDQVLHDPFARGALIRNFIQKENVPFDAIFTGVQSEDDQFASVGGILAALLKLPYVSMVIGIDSVEKDHMVVRRELEGGLQERVRVTTPCVISIQSGINEPRYVSIMGIRKASKVERKSFKGKEYDAGKEAHIELVKWVYPPKKGGAQMLGGELGDICKKLMEILKEKGVYQ
- a CDS encoding electron transfer flavoprotein subunit alpha/FixB family protein, with amino-acid sequence MSYALIVAEARRGIFEERNLDSIGICTLLGKETVMLLPDGQYSFNEKLVDSIIKVKAGEEVFLNPLNMAAIIEKVSETRGRPDFIVFTHSSSGAESAAYAAGLFGFPIITDVSGCDKERGVFFKSYYSDKLFGEFKTTGDATSVLTVRSGSFKEFAAEKAAAPREEVIEGVTVSDSRTFVEYVEEEKTDIDITKADFLLSVGRGVGNKDEIPAYEELAGLLKAVISGSRPVIDKMWLPKARQVGTSGKTVKPKVYLAMGISGAFQHIAGMKDADCIIAINKDAEAPIFQYAHYGIVGDMHKVRDALKGIVKG
- a CDS encoding NAD(P)-binding protein produces the protein MEEIVAEKNVLVIGGGIGGITAALELASCGVQVTMLEEGPSIGGRMIQLDKTFPTLDCSTCTLSPKMVEVALNHNIEILSWAKPMAVRKKGAGFQATILKKARYVDMKKCTACGSCSPGCPVVMKSEFNMGTGPRKAIYIPFPQAIPNKASIDKREDRPCKAACVSVCPIHTNVLGYLKHISEGRFKDAYMLIREVNPFPSVCGRVCDAPCEEACNRGELDDPLAIRELKRFAADQVDPATLEVPDIQQTGKKVAVIGAGPSGLTAAYELALRGHAVTVFEALPEAGGMMRYGIPAYRLPREAINRDIAYIQRHGVEIKTGVRVGQDITLAEITKSHDATYIAVGAHKGLSLGMEGEDLPGVHDGITFLRKVNAGEPVQIGKKVAVIGGGNTAVDCAQVARRLGAETVTIVYRRTLSEMPASHEEVETALKEGTMIQFLTAPVRVTAKSDGSLSMVCQKMELGKPDLSGRARPIPIKGSEFTMDVDAVISAVGQAPDTRFVSELGVEILKTGTIQVDPATLATNVQGIFAGGDVVTEPAYVVDAIAAGRRVAGSIDLFLTGKIVVSEKTWQKDRMFWSKKERAGEKLTDDEVKVLKEKYGEERRLMPREEPPEERTKDFREVVTGYTESQARSEASRCLAGKIEGCIQCGECERRCDVKAVDYNMKDEIVEMEFDSIVLAPGFDLYDPTEKREFGYGTLDGVITGIEFERICSVTGPTGGDILLKGKVPKRFYFIQCVGSRDRQSGARFCSRVCCMYTAKHASIVKDRIKDAEIYVSYIDVRAYGKGYEEFYKNTQETGTFYIRGIPGEVTQGKNGLLVRVEDMLSGEMREVEVDVVVLATGVRPRKGIEELCCMMSLERDEYGFIRADSISPSRTNVDGIFVCGMASGPKDIPDTVASGGEAAARCLEYIADCRLPIADSEIANCKLEIGNQEGDA
- a CDS encoding CoB--CoM heterodisulfide reductase iron-sulfur subunit A family protein; translation: MKTGIFICHCGHNIKHTVDVKKLSEYFKKYPNVTVSQDYVFVCSEPGQDMIRESIEKEGLDRVIIASCTPSLHGEMFKDVLKKSNLNPFLLRRVSIREHCSWVGDDVEKNTEKAKRLILAGLYSAAHYVPLEEKIVDVKKSALIVGGGVSGLSAAVFLSRMGMQVYLVEKEAEFGGHVRTLKNIWPSGRDGKDIIDEMVKELEGRKNVELFTSTTISNFEGFFGNYEVTLETPGGEKKLTAGGAIIAIGFSPFDPGIKPELNYGKDERIITTLDFEHNADTLRLPEKPRVAILHCVGSRDEQIGKPYCSRVCCVNALRVGDALKNKYRDSYVESFYMDVRAHPRGGEEYFEDTQEKGVLFTRANVAEIIPTPTGVMIRGEDTLFGEMFEREFDLVVLSIGMSPPEDSKLIASLFKVTLDKDKFFLEAHIKLRPFDTAVKGIFIAGSCSGPKDVEESINHGRASAVKLFGFLNLGYAYVDPFIAYVDPKRCSGCRMCEQACVAKAIKYDEAKRVVHVEEAACMGCGLCNATCPSSAIGLKGYIDRMIDDEISGFTEAI
- a CDS encoding hydrogenase iron-sulfur subunit, giving the protein MAEETLQKNPEIVGFACSYCTFKASEMAGSLRMKYPEGVKLIQVPCSSRVDPAFVIKAIFEGADGVFVAGCHPGDCHFIKGNFYTRRKIAALKEMFDAFSMKDKLRLFWVSAAEARRFIEKVTTMYNDIKEKKNAG